In Pangasianodon hypophthalmus isolate fPanHyp1 chromosome 5, fPanHyp1.pri, whole genome shotgun sequence, the DNA window AGGCTTCAGACAATTAACAGTGGTGATGGCTTACAGAAGTGCATTGTTGCCCTGCCACGTTTGACATGTGGCTACTGAGGGTCAAACCACCATCTGGGTCAGTTGGATGGAAAATATGTTCTATTGCCTGATATGGTACATGCGGGCATTTTGGATGCTTTCAACTGTACCAGCTGATTTTtgtttggggggtggggggggtggggggggaaAAGTAGAATTATAGAAAATGTATTTCTATAAGGATATGAACACTTTGTGTTAATGTGCAGTCATTTAGGCTATTCTCACATCTCATAAAAATACTGACTTATTACAATGAATGATCTTTGTGGCAGCATTTCAGCTGTCAGATTTATCACAGTCATAGGTTTTACAGTCTTTGTCACCCAGGTAAACTTGCCTATTAATTTGAAATGGATATGAAGTATTATTATTGCCAACTTATCCTCTCTTGTGCTAATCAAGATTCTGTGGAGCTTGGTGGTCGTCTTGACACACATCAGGGGCTTCCCCTTAGTTAGGCCATGCCTCTTAAACACAGTCAAGTGTGTGCATACAGGAGCATCTATTACACTGCATTTTTCTACTTGagaagcaaagagagagagacagagagagagagatagtatGTGAAAAgggattgtgtttgtgtatatgagtgtatatGGATCAGTACACATAAGCTTAAGCCAAGCCACCAGCTTCCCACAAGAAAGGCCATCACAGAGAACAGGAATTTTAATGTGGCAATTGGAACAATGGTTTGAAGAGGGGAAGAAAATGCCAAAGAACATAAGCTTTCCAagttaaaaatgattcattagTGCCCTTACCGCAGGGTCCGAGTGTGCATTTGtgcacagtgtgttttgtgttaatgAAAGCACATCTGTGAAATACTCTGTCAAACaatctttttttagtttgtCCTCATGGAAAAGTTGTAGTTGGTTCAAGAATgggacaggttttttttttgtgaactcATTTGGTCAGATCATCACAAGACTAACTTTAGGACATGTATTGGTTTGATTACTCAACGCTATAGTGAAGCTATATGTGGAGAAAGATTTCCGTGTGTGTAAACTGGATGCCAGCTTTAGTAAGCTTGGTTGTGTGGCTTGTATAGACTGTTAGTCTGTGGCCAGCGTACATGCAGCATTGCACAGTCGAGACAATGAGCTAAACAGGCTCGTCCCACAGAAATCAAAGCTTGCCAGTAATATAAACATGGTCtgaagacaaaaagagagggagaggagatcTGAAGGGGGAGTGGCACAACACAAATTGTCTTCATCTGTTTCACTTAGCCCTCAAATTCTGTATCTGGGGAATACATTTGTACAGATAACTTTGGAGAACAAATGCAAGACTCCCCAAAGGCCTGTTGGTATGTAAGTGAGAATGGAGAGTCTCAGAGGTGGTCAGGCATGTGTCATGTTAGTTTTTCCCTAGCAGTCAAAACACAAACTCGCTCACTAACTTGAGAGACACAAATGAGCGGACTGTCTGGCTTTTGAATAAAAGAGTTAGTTGTCCGAAGCTAACTGGTGTTGGCAGTGGTGTATTGGCTGGGGAtaggttagtgtgtgtctgctaTTGAGCCTCTTCTACAGCTGGAGCTCTTCAACTTACAGAAACAGCCTGAAGCaccagaaagagagaaagaagaagctAGGCCATACAACGTCTGTCTCTCATTTAGTGGACAGTAATGTGATTTGCATTGTTTAGCTTTCATGACTTCAGCCTGTCCTTAATAAGTCCAGGGGAAGTTAGCTTCCACCTTTCCAGCTGGGTATTTCATTTATGTGTGTTTACGCTAAGCTTGCATTTATTGTACATGCTtacaatgtgtttgtgtgtgtgtgtgtgtgtgtgtgtgtgtgtgtgtgtgtgtgtgcgtgtgtgtgtatgtgggtggaTGAGTGtatgtgggtgggtgggtgtgtgtaaaGAAGAACTTTGCTTGCGTGTGGTGGTGACAGTGTCTTTGGAAAATAGTTGAATAATGCGATAAGCAAAGGGTTCAGTTTCCATGTGCAGCACATCCCAACAATGTTTGTGACATCTGGAAATAAATccattatataataaattaaattcaacCTGCAGCTCTGGCATTTGGTGCTACCAGGGCACCAATTTTGCCCCCTCACATGGCAGAGCTGTAAGTGATTATTCATTCATAGAAAAAACAGGAGAAGTGCATTTATGATTGAATGCTGAGTATTATTGAGTAACGTAGCTGATCACCAGAACAAAGTTTGTAAATGCGATGTCTACAAATCCGTTGATCTCACTGTAGGAGATCAAGGAGATATAGCACTATTTATGTGAATaacatatataatgtatgatGAAAAAGTAACTTAGATGGAGATTTAATGGTTTAATTAATGTCATATCTGAGGTTTAAGGGGTTTATTAAAGTAAATCTAACAATATAATAGCAATCAGATATTTAATAGTAACAATTATTTCCATACTTATTagtgaaaatattatattatgacaGTTGCGGAGACCTGTtgcattttattgtattatattaaatcTTTATTCGTGTGACATCCTGACATCCCATAAATCATCAAGGTTAAAGGTGACTCAAAGAGGAAATGCTAACTGTCTCCTCCCTTGACTGAGGTTGCTTAGGGACAGCCTGATTACGCATATTATTTATGAGACAACCAAATGACACTCAGATGACTAACATGGCGGCCATTCTCTCATGGACAACATCCCCCCCAGTGGGCACATCTTTATGGACTACTCCTCGGTCATAAAAGGCCATCCCATCCTTTGCACAGTGAGAGGCATTTATAACCGTCAATTTGGGTTAATCAAACAATCATTGACTGGCGTTTATGGCAGGGCCATTAATGGAGGGGCAGACATGGGTGTCCGAAGCATACTGTAGCCTCTCCTCCACGTCTTTGCGGGCTGTAAAAGGAGCAGTGGCGTCCCAGCGAGCCACACTTTAATGGGGCAGCCGCCAATGTGCGTGTCAGGTGCTTCTTCCCTGCCTGATAAGAGTTTAATAGATAAGGCCTTATCATTACGGCTATTGTTCCCTGCTGTCTGCTTTTATAGCCTGGGATGAACTGCTccacagggacagacagagagacacagagtgagCGAGGGCGAAAGAGAAAGCCCCAATACACTTCCCCATATCCGTGACGCAATGCACAttcataaacaataaatattgaCTCATCTTCAAGTATAAACGCCTATATCATTCTAACACCACATGTGTAGTGTTTATGTCCAATAGACACTGAAGTTCAAAGTCAAGTGGtcctttttctgtctgtctttccacTTTCCATCTTCTGTTGAGATATCCAACATGTctgattaataattatttactaACATCTGGCCTGCTGTGGTGACGTAGTGTACCCTAGTCAGCTTTTGGTGTTTTTGGTGGAATTGCTGAGTTACGGGTCTTTCCATTCCAGCCATCACTGACAGTGGGGGCAGGACTGACCATTTTAATTGTGTAATGGAAATGGATTTATGTTGCGGAAATTGGTACAAATTAGATCAAACAGGGTTAATgaattctctctgtgtgtctcattcTCTTGCTCACAGGCATCATTAAGGTGGGTCGTTGGAACCCGTTGCCTATCCACTGCCTGACAGACGCTCCCGAAGCCACAGTGGCTGACATGCTGCTGGACGTCTACCACATGGTCACACTCCGCATCCAGCTGCAGAGGTCAGACAGCATAACAGCAGCAGGGTGGAAGTTGCACAGTGTTAACTCTGTTCAcgatgttataatgttataatttttttttgttgttgtttgaaaaattacattatgatttttgacaattttttttattttaaattctgaatttttaatGAGGTATTAAGCCACTGAGCTCTCAAAACCAGTCAGCGAATGCAGATTTCATCCATCTCTCTAAAGCTTGTGAATAGTTCATGGTCGTTCCTGAATTAAATGCTTGAaggtgaataactgaataataacctGGAGGTTTAAGGGATTCATAAATAATTGAATAGCTACATGGATTGCCTATATTTAATGGTAACAATTATTTTCCATACTTAATACTGAAAATATTATGATAGCTGTGGTGTCTTGGTGATTCTCAGAAACAGTCCATTTTGTTCCGTTAATATTATGACAGTGATTTCTACTCACTGGGTCAGAAAGAACTGGACGCTGCCAGTCACAGGCTTATCATGGTCACTTGCAGTTTATTCCTGCATTCACCGATAAGACAGGTTCCACAAAACAGTCAATGCTGTACAAATTTCCAGTCAGTTTAATTTCAAGTTCATGgatagtgtttttttctctggcTCAGTGCCAGAATAATATATTGATCTGGCACTATACACTCatcaaccactttattaggagcacctgtacacctgttcatcGAGGCAgcacaattcataaaatcaaacagatacaggtcaagagcttcgatTAACATTAATCTTCAGAATGGGGAAAGTGACTCTGGTTAGTGGCacggttgttggtgccagagggCTGGTATGAGTATTTTACTGAGACTGCTGCTCTCttaggattttcacacacagagatggtgggaaaaacaaaaaacatcttatGAGGGTCAATTCTGTGGGTAGAAATGCCCTGTTtgctcacagaaactggacagttgaagattggaaaaatttGACTtctgtctgcatgattttatacattgcgctgctgccacatgattggctaactggataatttcatgaatgagcaggtgtacaggtgatcCTAATAAAGTAGATGGTGAGTGTACATCCTCAATGTAtagaggaacaggaagtgatggaTGTTATTGTTTCAGCTTTGCCAAACTGGAGGACCTGCCCTCAGAGCAGTGGAATCATGCAACAGTGCGCAATGCACTTAAAGAGCTGCTGAAAGAGATGAACCAGAGCACACTGGCTAAAGAATGCCCACTCTCCCAGGTACAGACATGACCTTTTATCGTGTAACTCTTCCTGAACTGTCCAAGTCATACTACTGATCACAGCTCAGAGGTGTTCTTACAGCAATAGGGGTGCAATGTAAAGGCTTGTGAGTGTCAATAATGTTATACTAGTGCCATTAATAGtgtttgttgtatttgtgtgagggtgtgtatgcAAGCCTTGCACTGCATGTTCACTTCCATGCAAAAAAGCAATCCAAGAGATTTGTGTATCTCTGCATGCTGTGTTTCAGTGGAGTGCTCTGTGTGGGTGTTGAGCCTCATATCAATTGCTAGCATATGTCTGTGGCTTTCTGTCTCCATTGCTGTTTGCCACCAGTTATTTCTCAGCCTCCACCTCTGTCCCTGTCCCTCTTCTGACCTTTCTCAGAGTATGATCTCCTCGATCGTGAACAGTTCCTACTATGCTAATGTCTCCACTGCTAAGTGTCAAGAGTTTGGCCGCTGGTATAAGAAGTATAAGAAGATTAAAGGTGAGACCTGAGCTCTTGTGTcacattgttctgttttatatttgtgtatctGTTTCACTAATTAGATCTGgttaaatctgaatataaacTTGTCTTCCAGTCAATATGCCTCAAATCCTTTGCCATTGTACCAGAGAGTACAGTGCTAAATCAGATATGGTCAGTTACATGCACCACATATGAAGCTGATAAGAAAGCGTGGGTACCCTGATGTGACCCCATTTTAGAGATTCTCCTGAGGTTTTGGGGCCTGTGGTACATATCATGTATTGTACATTGCCTCACACCATGTATTGTACATTGCCTCTTTGTCACTGGACAGTGGAACCCCAGTCTATCTCTCAGCTTAATGGAAACCACAGCTCCCTCACCACTCTGCAGGAGGTCTCCAGCACCAGATCCAGCAGATGAGCATGCTCGCTGCTAGGCTGTTTAAGCCTCTTAGCATCTAAATGCCTGTGACAATTTTTCTCCTTCCCTTACCCCATTAAAAGGCAACATAATTACACAGCAGGACAGATCAAAGTGTCGAGCAAACCCCATGCACagcttcagagagagagaaaagccagCGGAGAATAAGAAGGTCCTTGGTGACAGAACAAGCAGTGTTGGGTTACACAGAGCCTGCTTTCAGTTCTGTTCACTGATTCCCAAAGccaaacacacagccacaaGCCACCAGATGTGACCATGGAGAAATCTTATTGATTGACAGTCATAGTCATAAATTTCAGTAGAAGTGGCTAAAGCACTGATAGGGTGTTCTTTTTACTAgaaagtgtctgtgtgtttgcttaATCTTATGAATGTGCATTGGTAACATTTGGGATACATGGTTACCATGACTCACtttcttctttgcttttttAGGGGATTACTTTGAGAAAATGTGGCCAGTACGAGAGAATTCTGAAATTAAAGGTGAGTATTCATTTTTCAACAAAAGAAATTACTTGAGGAATGATTTGGTGCTCTTGTTTACTGAAAGCAAAGGACTTTGTGATCTTCATTAAGAATCCAAAGGAAGTGTTCATTATTCAAGCCTATTCATGTCATCTCTTCACAGTGGAGAGGGACACCTTGGTGGACTTCTGTGTGTTAGGACAGCGTCCTCCCCCTCATCTAGCTGGCCTGGCTCAATTAGGACCTTTGGGCAGTGGTAGTTCTCTTGTGAAAAGTGGCACTGGAGAACCTCAGAACCCTCAGTCTCAGCCCCCATCCCAAGGACAGCCACAGCCACCCTCATCTCATAGTGGCCAGCTCCACCACAGTCCGCCACTACGGACACAGGTGGCTCCTCCTACAGCCCTGCAGCCTCTTCTGGGACCAAGAGGCCTCCTCTCACCTCAGCTCAGTCCACAGCTAGTGCAGCAGCAGATAGCTATGGCTCACCTCATCAACCAGCAGCTGGCCGTCAGTCGCCTATTAGCCCATCAGCACCCACAGGCCCTCAACCAACAGTTCCTTAACCACCCACCCATCCCAAGGCCCAGCAAGTCTGGAGGACCTGGAGACCCAGGATCCAATCCTTCAGCCGCTGAGGTCTCATCAGACATCTACCAACAGGTCCGCGATGAGCTCAAGAGAGCCAGTGTCTCACAAGCTGTGTTTGCCAGGGTGGCATTCAACCGcacacaggtaaaaaaaaaatgcacacggGGGTTAAAAAGTCACCACAGTAATCTCTAGTCACAGCTATCTCTATATCAAAGTTATTCACAGTAAGTGTAATGTCTAGATTGTACTTAATTCATCCAAATCAGATAGCAGAGATTCAAGACTTTAGTTGAGGTCTCTGGGTAGAAAGTTAGACCAGAGTTTTCCAATCTGCAGGTCACTGCACTGAGGCCCAGCATGGTGGTTCCAGCCCCTGGGCCATATCAGTCTTCTTTCCCGCCCTCTCAGCAGCCTACACACCTGGTGCATTGAACCTCTGCAGGCCTGAATTACGCCCCATTAGAGCCAACCATAGAGTGGGTGGGAGATGATGTGGTGCAGGTGAAGACCTGGTGGGATTTGCATGTGTATACTTGCAAGACCTGGGCCTTTCTCATTTTGCTttcatgtgcttgtgtgtgcatgttcgtGAACACCAGGGTCTGTTGTCAGAGATTTTGCGGAAAGAGGAAGACCCTCGCACAGCCTCCCAATCTCTTCTGGTCAACCTCAAGGCCATGCAGAATTTCCTCAACCTTCCTGAGGCTGAGCGAGACAGGATTTACCAGGAGGAGCGTGAACGCAGCATGAACCCTCCTGTAGGTCTGCCCCCAAACTCAAACTCCAGTCCTGGGGGTAACCGCCTATCTCAGGTACCCATTATCCCACTGTCAGAAAAGCCCTTCAGAACTTACACACTGTTCCTACTGAGCTTTCTGCCTGGCCCAGTATGAGAGTACCTGCATTGCAAATTTGTGTGTCTGACTCTCCATTTTTTGTATATGTGCTTTAGAGATTGTTGTGATTTCTGTCTAGGTCTGTCTTATCTGATTAGTTGTTTTGTTTGGGTTATACATATTTGTGGTTGTTGTGAGCTAAAacagagttgtttttttatgtaggGTTGACGTAGCTTAACACAAGGttaaagaaatgtaaagaaatgtttAGGAATGTACTGAAGAACAGTGGCCTTATTATACATCACTGCATTCTGATGCTTTTGATACTTTTCTGTGTATAAAGACTATAGGTTTCTATAGGTACACATTTCTGACAGATTAATTCTgatgaaaatgaagaagaagtaCATGACTTTTTATCCTGTTATGATTCTGTTCAATATTACCTTCAGTGTCAACCTCTTAACCAAAATTAAGTATTATGACACCATATGttcctgaaaaaaaagtttcaccTTGTATGGAGTTAAACTATTGCTAATTGCATGATGTTCCGCTCTATGCAGAAAGTATGGGAGCGCAGCCTGGATGAACAGTTAACCCCTGATGCCTGGGCATCTATTTGgaagaacaagaacaaaatTACCAACTCGGTGAGGATCACATCagttctctctcactcacaaaATCCTCATTACAATGTGGTCTGACAATTTGTTGAACAGGCAGTGAGCTATTATTTTATGCTTGCGTAGCAAATAGAATAGTTTCGAAAttctttattataatatttgtataGAAGAAAATCTATATTGAGGATTAAAACTCATAAGGCCTTATCATTTTTGTCATAATGTCTTatgaaaactttaaaatattGTCAGTATTTATTGTTGTGGTCACTTTTATTATATGTGCATACTGAGatcctatatacagtatgtcattaCATAGAGGCAGTTcctaaaaaaatgcaaaatttttAGGAACTGTCTCTAAAAAGGTTTGTCTCTTGTATCTAGATATGTTTATGTTAAGTAAATAGCTTGGAATTTTTTCTGAACAAACCTACAGTTATAGAGGGTCATTTGAGCAGGACTCTTTTCAAACTTAGAGCATCAGTGAAACAGTCCAGATAGCAACAATCTCTCGGATACAAGGACAGAGTGCTGATTCTTTGGTCTCAGGGAATGCAGTtgtatactattattattattatgtctgtATACTGTTATCTTACTATCTTTTGTGTTGGGGAATGTGAGATTACTTGTCTGTGCCTGCAGAATGACTTCAAACACtgcatgtgaaaaaaaacataaccctAAAATCAATACACCATGATTCAAACATGAACTACAAAGTAGATGCAAGAGAATGCCTTAACTACTCTCCTACTGAATGCATCCATCTCTGTGCTTCACTAATACAAACACAGGCTACTTTTAACCTTTTATGTAAGGATTATCAATTGTTCAAAACTTACTTTGTTTGTCTTAATAACATTTGCCTTGCTCTTGTCTCTGCTGAACCTGATCTCCATGGTGTCCTGTAGTCTAAGCCCTCTGGTCCGAATCCTGACCTT includes these proteins:
- the satb2 gene encoding DNA-binding protein SATB2, encoding MERGGGESPRLRESPERRTATSPDLSGPPPGKISRLELNGSPTGPRSRHNGAPQRALGGLMIPVFCVVEQVDGGMVVEGEGREEHAEFVLVRKDILFTQLVETALLALGYSHSSAAQAQGIIKVGRWNPLPIHCLTDAPEATVADMLLDVYHMVTLRIQLQSFAKLEDLPSEQWNHATVRNALKELLKEMNQSTLAKECPLSQSMISSIVNSSYYANVSTAKCQEFGRWYKKYKKIKGDYFEKMWPVRENSEIKVERDTLVDFCVLGQRPPPHLAGLAQLGPLGSGSSLVKSGTGEPQNPQSQPPSQGQPQPPSSHSGQLHHSPPLRTQVAPPTALQPLLGPRGLLSPQLSPQLVQQQIAMAHLINQQLAVSRLLAHQHPQALNQQFLNHPPIPRPSKSGGPGDPGSNPSAAEVSSDIYQQVRDELKRASVSQAVFARVAFNRTQGLLSEILRKEEDPRTASQSLLVNLKAMQNFLNLPEAERDRIYQEERERSMNPPVGLPPNSNSSPGGNRLSQKVWERSLDEQLTPDAWASIWKNKNKITNSSKPSGPNPDLPLKLEPLVNITSSIYDEIQQEMKRAKVSQALFAKVAANKSQGWLCELLRWKESPSPENRTLWENLCTIRRFLTLPQTDRDLVYEEESRHHHSERLHTVLHLPSDPQVLHRQPVPTLKDHSPMREDSVPNSGMEDNPQGGSGNTGGSSSVAKKPRSRTKISLEALGILQSFIQDVGLYPDQEAIHTLSAQLDLPKHTIVKFFQNQRYHVKHHGRLKELGAEGSGVDVAEYRDEELLSGSEDAESSEDGHEEIYSGQEGASTGAAASSSTPISTSGQEESKDKASSLGSVRPSSLPSSSSSPSPRDQADYQR